The proteins below come from a single Azospirillum sp. B510 genomic window:
- a CDS encoding PLP-dependent aminotransferase family protein, with protein MARSARPVLSSLGPMALDRAGAEPLHRQLYRALRQAVLDGRLRPGERLPPSRALAADWGLSRNTVVTAYDTLLAEGYVTGRIGAGTFVAVSLPDAVPGAIVRDEARRGIGLSVRGRALAEAPALARDRVGRPFALGTPDLGVFPFALWAQLLGRCWRQGGRVLATEPDPLGYAPLRVEIAAYLRAVRAVRCEPEQVVIVSGAQQGLALMAQLLLDPGDEAWVEEPGWPGNRAALLGAGARLVPVPVDGEGIDVAAGMAGGPAARLALVTPSHQFPLGVTMSLARRLRLLDWAAARDAWIVEDDYDSEFRYAGPPLAALQGLDGAGRVIYVGSFSKVMFPALRLGYVVVPPDLVEPVRAARRHFDGGTSVVPQAALHRFLADGHFASHLRAMRALYAVKRGAFLESIAGAFAGLATAEAGEAGLHVLLRLPPGRPDHVLARRAAGIGLTTPALSGYYRDSGTAAGNGLLLGFAAHDPAALDRAVRDLARLVGG; from the coding sequence TTGGCCCGTTCCGCCCGCCCGGTCCTGTCCAGCCTCGGACCCATGGCCCTCGACCGCGCCGGGGCCGAGCCGTTGCACCGCCAGCTCTACCGCGCGCTGCGGCAGGCGGTGCTGGACGGCCGGCTGCGTCCGGGGGAACGCCTGCCGCCCAGCCGGGCGCTTGCCGCGGATTGGGGGTTGTCGCGCAACACGGTGGTCACCGCCTATGACACGCTGCTGGCGGAGGGCTATGTCACCGGCCGGATCGGCGCCGGCACCTTCGTCGCCGTCTCCCTGCCCGACGCCGTGCCCGGCGCTATCGTGCGGGATGAGGCCCGGCGCGGCATCGGCCTGTCCGTCCGCGGCCGGGCGCTGGCCGAGGCGCCGGCCCTGGCGCGCGACCGGGTGGGGCGGCCCTTCGCGCTCGGCACGCCGGATCTCGGCGTCTTCCCCTTCGCCTTGTGGGCGCAGTTGCTCGGCCGCTGCTGGCGCCAGGGCGGGCGGGTGCTGGCGACGGAACCCGACCCGCTGGGCTATGCCCCGCTGCGGGTGGAGATCGCCGCCTATCTGCGCGCCGTCCGGGCCGTGCGCTGCGAGCCGGAGCAGGTGGTCATCGTGTCCGGCGCGCAGCAGGGGCTGGCGCTGATGGCCCAGCTGCTGCTCGACCCCGGCGACGAGGCCTGGGTGGAGGAGCCGGGCTGGCCCGGCAACCGCGCCGCCCTGCTGGGGGCCGGGGCGCGGCTGGTGCCGGTGCCGGTGGATGGGGAGGGGATCGACGTCGCCGCCGGCATGGCCGGCGGGCCCGCGGCCCGGCTGGCGCTGGTCACCCCGTCCCACCAGTTCCCGCTCGGGGTGACCATGAGCCTGGCGCGCCGGCTGCGCCTGCTGGATTGGGCGGCGGCGCGCGACGCCTGGATCGTCGAGGATGATTACGACAGCGAGTTCCGCTATGCCGGCCCGCCGCTGGCCGCGCTCCAGGGGTTGGACGGTGCCGGCCGGGTGATCTATGTCGGCAGCTTCAGCAAGGTGATGTTTCCGGCGCTGCGGCTCGGCTATGTCGTGGTGCCGCCCGATCTGGTGGAGCCGGTGCGCGCGGCCCGGCGCCATTTCGACGGCGGGACCAGCGTGGTGCCGCAGGCGGCCCTGCACCGCTTCCTGGCCGACGGCCATTTCGCCTCGCATCTGCGCGCCATGCGCGCGCTCTATGCCGTCAAGCGCGGCGCCTTCCTGGAGTCCATCGCCGGTGCCTTCGCCGGCCTCGCCACCGCCGAGGCCGGGGAGGCCGGTCTGCACGTCCTGCTCCGCCTGCCGCCGGGCCGCCCCGATCATGTCCTGGCGCGGCGCGCGGCCGGCATCGGCCTGACCACGCCGGCCCTGTCCGGCTATTATCGGGACTCCGGCACCGCCGCCGGGAATGGCCTGCTTCTGGGGTTCGCCGCCCATGACCCGGCCGCGCTCGACCGCGCGGTGCGCGATCTCGCGCGGCTGGTCGGCGGGTGA
- a CDS encoding membrane protein, translating into MLRSVSLCLFIAVAGGLAGCTSDYSPNTYASSAVQQANKVEPGIVVGFRQVAISANGTVGAVSGGAAGGILGAQVGTGGMNSALGTVGGTAIGGLLGTAMEHIAGDTNGWEYIVRKSNGELLSLTQKEPQPLPIGQKVLVITGSQARIVPDYSTPADPEAPKTEASKTEASKTGSDKTEPAKDPAAASQTDARKPDAAKSEPSPSDGPKSDIKAVPLAPPGEPASSASPAAPPPAALPAASPAPAEQSAAGAAQPSGGGPVRLTAPTDNAPVSAAPAAPVAPAAPTAPAPAESKPAD; encoded by the coding sequence GTGCTCCGATCGGTCTCTCTTTGCCTGTTCATCGCCGTGGCCGGCGGTCTTGCGGGCTGCACCTCCGACTATTCCCCCAACACCTACGCCTCCAGCGCGGTCCAGCAGGCCAACAAGGTGGAGCCGGGGATCGTCGTCGGCTTCCGGCAGGTGGCGATCAGCGCCAACGGCACGGTCGGCGCCGTCAGCGGCGGCGCGGCCGGCGGCATCCTGGGCGCGCAGGTCGGAACGGGCGGCATGAACTCCGCGCTCGGCACCGTCGGCGGCACCGCCATCGGCGGCCTGCTGGGCACGGCGATGGAGCATATCGCCGGTGATACCAATGGTTGGGAATACATCGTCCGCAAATCGAACGGCGAGCTGCTGTCCCTGACCCAGAAGGAGCCGCAGCCGCTGCCCATCGGCCAGAAGGTTCTGGTCATCACCGGCAGCCAGGCCCGCATCGTGCCCGACTATTCGACGCCGGCCGATCCGGAGGCGCCGAAAACCGAAGCGTCCAAAACCGAAGCGTCCAAAACCGGATCGGACAAGACGGAGCCCGCCAAGGACCCCGCCGCCGCCTCGCAGACCGATGCCCGGAAGCCCGACGCCGCGAAGTCCGAACCGTCCCCATCCGATGGTCCAAAATCGGACATCAAGGCGGTGCCGCTCGCTCCTCCCGGCGAGCCGGCTTCATCGGCTTCTCCCGCGGCTCCTCCTCCGGCGGCTCTCCCGGCTGCCTCGCCCGCTCCGGCGGAGCAGTCCGCCGCCGGTGCCGCCCAGCCCAGCGGCGGTGGCCCGGTCCGCCTGACCGCGCCCACCGACAATGCGCCCGTCAGCGCCGCCCCGGCGGCTCCTGTCGCGCCCGCCGCCCCGACGGCCCCGGCCCCGGCGGAGTCGAAGCCGGCGGATTAG
- a CDS encoding gamma carbonic anhydrase family protein gives MSGLVRAFNGILPTIDPTAFVAETAAVIGDVVIGANSSIWYGCSVRGDINEIRIGARTNIQDGTVIHVAAEGQGTYIGDDITVGHMAMLHACTLDDGCFIGMKACILDGAHVESRAMVAAGALVTPGKRVTSGFLWAGSPARPVRELTERDLAVFPVIGHRYADLAETYRKSCYGSGA, from the coding sequence ATGTCCGGCCTTGTCCGCGCCTTCAACGGCATCCTGCCCACCATCGACCCGACCGCCTTCGTCGCGGAAACGGCGGCGGTGATCGGCGATGTCGTGATCGGGGCGAACAGCAGCATCTGGTACGGCTGTTCCGTGCGTGGAGACATCAACGAGATCCGAATCGGCGCTCGCACCAACATTCAGGACGGCACCGTGATCCACGTGGCCGCTGAAGGGCAGGGCACCTACATCGGTGACGACATCACCGTCGGCCATATGGCGATGCTGCACGCCTGCACGCTGGACGACGGCTGCTTCATCGGCATGAAGGCCTGCATCCTCGATGGGGCCCATGTCGAGTCGCGGGCGATGGTCGCCGCCGGTGCGCTGGTGACCCCTGGAAAACGGGTGACGTCCGGATTCTTGTGGGCCGGCAGCCCTGCTAGACCGGTTCGCGAGCTGACGGAGCGTGATCTCGCGGTTTTTCCGGTTATCGGCCACCGCTACGCGGATTTGGCGGAAACCTACCGGAAAAGCTGCTATGGAAGTGGAGCATAG
- the urtC gene encoding urea ABC transporter permease subunit UrtC: MLLRFFLMGLDRKAGIVLTILAFLAVAVPVMTLAVPADSPFHLSVFTVSLLGKYLCFALLALALDLVWGYCGILSLGHAAFFALGGYAMGMYLMRQIGPRGVYGNPVLPDFMVFLNWKELPWYWLGFDQFWFAAIMVLVVPGALAFAFGWFAFRSRVTGVYLSIITQALTFALLLAFFRNDMGFGGNNGLTDFKDILGYDIQADTTRVALFVATVVALALSYMIASGVIASKLGKVLVALRDAESRVRFMGYDTESYKLFAWTLSACMAGVAGALYVPQVGIINPSEFAPASSIEAVIWVAVGGRGTLAGAILGAVLVNMGKSYFTGALPELWLFALGGLFVAVTLFLPKGLLGLWGQLTARLPGRKAAAPPNAHPANQATGQTTGRKGA; the protein is encoded by the coding sequence ATGCTGCTGCGCTTTTTCCTGATGGGACTGGACCGCAAGGCCGGGATCGTGCTGACGATCCTGGCGTTCCTGGCGGTGGCGGTCCCGGTGATGACGCTGGCGGTGCCGGCGGACTCGCCCTTCCACCTGTCGGTCTTCACCGTCTCGCTGCTCGGAAAATATCTCTGCTTCGCGCTGCTGGCACTGGCGCTCGACCTGGTGTGGGGCTATTGCGGCATCCTGTCGCTCGGCCATGCCGCCTTCTTCGCGCTCGGCGGCTATGCCATGGGCATGTATCTGATGCGGCAGATCGGTCCGCGCGGCGTCTATGGCAATCCGGTCCTGCCCGATTTCATGGTCTTCCTGAACTGGAAGGAGCTGCCCTGGTACTGGCTGGGCTTCGACCAGTTCTGGTTCGCCGCCATCATGGTGCTGGTGGTGCCCGGCGCCTTGGCCTTCGCCTTCGGCTGGTTCGCCTTCCGCAGCCGCGTCACCGGCGTCTATCTGTCGATCATCACCCAGGCGCTGACCTTCGCCCTGCTGCTGGCCTTCTTCCGCAACGACATGGGCTTCGGCGGCAACAACGGCCTGACCGACTTCAAGGACATCCTCGGCTACGACATCCAGGCCGACACCACCCGCGTCGCCCTGTTCGTGGCGACGGTGGTGGCCTTGGCGCTGTCCTACATGATCGCGTCGGGCGTCATCGCCTCGAAGCTGGGCAAGGTGCTGGTGGCGCTGCGCGATGCCGAGAGCCGGGTGCGCTTCATGGGCTACGACACCGAAAGCTACAAGCTGTTCGCCTGGACCCTGTCGGCCTGCATGGCCGGCGTCGCCGGCGCCCTCTATGTCCCGCAGGTCGGCATCATCAACCCGTCGGAATTCGCCCCGGCCAGCTCGATCGAGGCGGTGATCTGGGTCGCCGTCGGCGGGCGTGGCACGCTGGCCGGCGCCATCCTGGGCGCGGTCCTGGTCAATATGGGCAAGAGCTATTTCACCGGCGCCCTGCCGGAGCTGTGGCTGTTCGCCCTGGGTGGCCTGTTCGTGGCGGTGACCCTGTTCCTGCCCAAGGGGCTGCTCGGCCTGTGGGGCCAGCTGACCGCCCGGCTTCCCGGCCGCAAGGCCGCCGCCCCGCCGAACGCCCATCCCGCGAACCAAGCCACCGGCCAGACCACCGGCCGGAAGGGAGCCTGA
- a CDS encoding PaaI family thioesterase, whose product MSAVETSAIPPSAPAMTREELEDLIRDGVPLVGNFGILVESLGAGTIRLRMPYKDDFVRPGGTVTGPAMFGLADVALYGAVLSLIGRVELAVTTSMTINFLRRPPPVAIVAEARVLKLGKRLAYGEILLFSDGDPEPVAHVTGTYSIPPHAPVTVAVSHYRNEELP is encoded by the coding sequence ATGTCCGCCGTCGAGACGTCCGCCATCCCCCCTTCCGCTCCCGCCATGACCAGGGAGGAACTGGAGGATCTGATCCGCGACGGGGTTCCCCTGGTCGGGAACTTCGGCATCCTGGTGGAAAGCCTGGGCGCCGGCACGATCCGCCTGCGCATGCCCTACAAGGATGATTTCGTCCGTCCCGGCGGCACCGTCACCGGCCCGGCGATGTTCGGGCTGGCCGACGTGGCGCTTTACGGCGCGGTGCTGAGCCTGATCGGCCGTGTCGAACTGGCGGTGACCACCAGCATGACCATCAACTTCCTGCGCCGTCCGCCGCCCGTCGCCATCGTCGCCGAGGCGCGCGTTCTCAAATTGGGCAAACGGCTGGCCTATGGCGAGATTCTGCTGTTCTCCGACGGCGATCCGGAGCCGGTCGCCCATGTCACCGGAACCTATTCGATCCCGCCGCACGCCCCCGTGACCGTTGCGGTATCCCATTACCGCAACGAGGAGCTGCCATAA
- the rpsI gene encoding 30S ribosomal protein S9 produces MAQVTTTLSGLKDLTGAAAVTVSEELAAPKLDAQGRAYATGKRKDAVARVWIKPGTGKVTVNGRDQSVYFARPVLRMMIAQPFGVTERLEQFDVVATVAGGGLSGQAGAVRHGISKALTYFEPALRPPLKAAGFLTRDARTVERKKYGRAKARRSFQFSKR; encoded by the coding sequence ATGGCTCAGGTTACCACCACCCTCTCCGGCCTGAAGGATCTGACGGGCGCCGCCGCCGTGACCGTCTCCGAGGAGCTGGCCGCTCCGAAGCTGGACGCCCAGGGCCGCGCCTACGCCACCGGCAAGCGCAAGGACGCCGTCGCCCGCGTGTGGATCAAGCCGGGCACCGGCAAGGTCACCGTGAACGGCCGCGACCAGTCGGTCTATTTCGCCCGTCCGGTCCTGCGCATGATGATCGCCCAGCCGTTCGGCGTGACCGAGCGTCTGGAACAGTTCGACGTCGTCGCCACCGTCGCCGGTGGTGGCCTGTCGGGCCAGGCCGGTGCCGTCCGCCACGGCATCTCCAAGGCGCTGACCTACTTCGAGCCGGCCCTGCGCCCGCCGCTGAAGGCCGCCGGCTTCCTGACCCGCGACGCCCGTACGGTCGAGCGTAAGAAGTATGGCCGCGCCAAGGCCCGCCGCAGCTTCCAGTTCTCGAAGCGCTAA
- the urtD gene encoding urea ABC transporter ATP-binding protein UrtD codes for MSAESTLLYLDGVSVSFDGFKALNSLSLVMMPGEMRAIIGPNGAGKTTMMDVITGKTRPDTGTILFEGGTDLTRLREAAIANLGIGRKFQRPTVFEPHTVWDNLELALKAPRRPLKTLTYAISRDDRSRIEEILDITRLSALRGRQAGGLSHGQKQWLEIGMLLAQDPKLLLVDEPVAGMTDAETEQTAELLCGIAGRHSVIVVEHDMSFVRALGVKVTVLAEGSVLAEGSLDAVSANQQVIDTYLGR; via the coding sequence ATGAGCGCGGAATCGACCCTTCTCTATCTCGACGGCGTGTCGGTCAGCTTCGACGGTTTCAAGGCGCTGAACAGCCTGTCGCTGGTGATGATGCCCGGCGAGATGCGGGCGATCATCGGCCCCAACGGTGCGGGCAAGACGACGATGATGGACGTCATCACCGGCAAGACCCGACCCGACACCGGCACCATCCTGTTCGAGGGCGGCACCGACCTGACCCGCCTGCGCGAGGCGGCCATCGCCAATCTCGGCATCGGCCGCAAGTTCCAGCGCCCGACGGTCTTCGAGCCGCACACGGTGTGGGACAATCTGGAGCTGGCGTTGAAGGCGCCGCGCCGGCCGTTGAAGACGCTGACCTACGCCATCAGCCGCGACGACCGCAGCCGCATCGAGGAGATCCTCGACATCACCCGCCTGTCGGCCTTGCGCGGCCGTCAGGCCGGCGGCCTGTCGCACGGGCAGAAGCAGTGGCTGGAGATCGGCATGCTGCTGGCCCAGGATCCCAAGCTTCTGCTGGTCGACGAGCCGGTCGCCGGCATGACCGACGCCGAGACCGAACAGACGGCCGAACTGTTGTGCGGCATCGCCGGCCGTCATTCGGTGATCGTGGTCGAGCATGACATGAGCTTCGTCCGCGCGCTCGGCGTCAAGGTGACGGTGCTGGCCGAGGGCTCGGTCCTGGCCGAGGGCTCGCTCGACGCGGTCAGCGCCAACCAGCAGGTTATCGACACCTATCTCGGCCGCTGA
- the urtE gene encoding urea ABC transporter ATP-binding subunit UrtE: MLDVRSLDLHYGAAQALRGVSMKAEIGKVTCLVGRNGVGKSSLLRAIVGLKPVSGGSIGWDGADVTKMAPADRARRGIAYVPQGREIFPLLTVRENLLTGYAPLPRAQRSIPDEVFELFPVLKSMLERRGGDLSGGQQQQLAIGRALVTRPRLLVLDEPTEGIQPSIIKDIGRAISYLRDKGTMAILLVEQYFDFARDLADDWVVMERGEVMLSGPRSGLDEQEVRKYLTV, from the coding sequence ATGTTGGACGTTCGTTCCCTCGATCTGCATTACGGCGCCGCCCAGGCGCTGCGCGGCGTGTCCATGAAGGCGGAGATCGGCAAGGTCACCTGTCTGGTCGGCCGCAACGGCGTCGGCAAATCCAGCCTGCTGCGCGCCATCGTCGGGCTGAAGCCGGTGTCGGGCGGCTCCATCGGCTGGGATGGTGCCGACGTGACGAAGATGGCGCCGGCTGACCGGGCGCGGCGCGGCATCGCCTATGTGCCGCAGGGGCGCGAGATCTTCCCGCTGCTGACGGTGCGCGAGAATCTGCTGACCGGTTACGCGCCGCTGCCGCGCGCCCAGCGCTCAATCCCCGACGAGGTGTTCGAGCTGTTCCCGGTGCTGAAATCCATGCTGGAGCGCCGTGGCGGCGACCTGTCGGGCGGTCAGCAGCAGCAGCTCGCCATCGGCCGCGCTCTGGTGACCCGTCCGCGCCTGCTGGTGCTGGACGAGCCGACCGAGGGCATCCAGCCGTCGATCATCAAGGACATCGGCCGCGCCATCTCCTACCTGCGCGACAAGGGCACCATGGCGATCCTGCTGGTCGAGCAGTATTTCGACTTCGCCCGCGACCTTGCCGACGACTGGGTGGTGATGGAGCGCGGCGAGGTCATGCTGTCCGGCCCGCGCAGCGGCCTGGACGAGCAGGAGGTTCGCAAGTATCTGACCGTCTGA
- the rplM gene encoding 50S ribosomal protein L13, protein MKTFNLKPTEIEKKWYVVDADGLVLGRLASILANILRGKNKPTYTPHMDCGDHVVVINAEKVKLTGNKRDADIFYWHTGYPGGIKGRSKGQILDGKYPERVIEKAVERMVPRGPLGRRQMTHLKVYKGAAHPHEAQQPVALDVGAMNPKNKRSA, encoded by the coding sequence ATGAAGACCTTCAATCTGAAGCCGACCGAAATCGAGAAGAAGTGGTACGTCGTCGACGCCGACGGCCTCGTTCTCGGCCGGCTCGCCAGCATCCTGGCGAACATCCTGCGTGGCAAGAACAAGCCGACCTACACCCCGCACATGGATTGCGGCGACCATGTCGTCGTGATCAACGCGGAAAAGGTCAAGCTGACCGGCAACAAGCGCGATGCCGACATCTTCTACTGGCACACCGGCTATCCGGGCGGGATCAAGGGCCGTTCCAAGGGCCAGATCCTGGACGGCAAGTATCCGGAGCGCGTCATCGAGAAGGCCGTGGAGCGCATGGTTCCGCGCGGTCCGCTCGGCCGCCGTCAGATGACCCACCTCAAGGTCTACAAGGGCGCCGCCCACCCGCACGAGGCCCAGCAGCCGGTCGCTCTCGACGTGGGCGCCATGAACCCGAAGAATAAGCGGAGCGCGTAA
- a CDS encoding pyridoxamine 5'-phosphate oxidase family protein yields the protein MTSPSADSPTTLSQTPRTRPVRLGDRVTHALDPIRSIIDEAPICHVGFVDDAIKGQGAASPMVIPTVPWRVGDELMIHGASSSRMIRRLQEGGEACITLSLIDGWVLARSAFHHSVNYRSVMLFGRPRLVAEETEKRAALDALMEKIEPGRSAKVRAPNAQELKATSVLAFPIAEASAKRRSGPPGDDPEDMDHPVWAGVVPLRLTAGEPEQDPAQIAR from the coding sequence ATGACCAGCCCTTCCGCCGACTCCCCCACCACGCTGTCCCAGACCCCGCGCACCCGGCCGGTGCGGCTGGGCGACCGCGTCACCCATGCGTTGGATCCGATCCGCTCCATCATCGACGAGGCGCCGATCTGCCATGTCGGCTTCGTCGACGACGCCATCAAAGGTCAGGGCGCCGCCTCCCCCATGGTGATCCCGACGGTCCCCTGGCGGGTGGGAGACGAGTTGATGATCCATGGCGCCTCCTCCAGCCGGATGATCCGCCGCTTGCAGGAAGGGGGCGAGGCCTGCATCACCCTGTCGCTGATCGATGGCTGGGTGCTGGCCCGCTCGGCCTTCCACCACTCGGTCAACTACCGCTCGGTCATGCTGTTCGGCCGGCCGCGGCTGGTGGCGGAGGAGACCGAGAAGCGCGCCGCCCTCGACGCGCTGATGGAGAAGATCGAGCCCGGCCGCAGCGCCAAGGTGCGGGCGCCCAACGCCCAGGAACTGAAGGCCACATCCGTGCTGGCCTTCCCCATCGCCGAGGCCTCGGCCAAGCGCCGCTCCGGCCCGCCCGGCGACGATCCGGAGGACATGGACCACCCGGTGTGGGCCGGTGTGGTGCCACTACGCCTGACCGCCGGCGAACCGGAACAGGACCCGGCCCAGATCGCCCGCTGA
- the argC gene encoding N-acetyl-gamma-glutamyl-phosphate reductase gives MAPISTPGGSKIRVGILGASGYTGAELVRMLLRHPNVEIAALTAERQAGKPMAEVFPHLGGYGLPDLVKIDELKWDGLDFIFCALPHGTTQEVVAGLPSGLKVVDLSADFRLTDPAEYATWYGHEHRAVDLQKEVAYGLTEFNRQRVRKARVVANPGCYPTCSLLPLLPLLMEGQIEPGGIVIDAKSGVSGAGRDAKQANLFTEVSEGFNAYGVGHHRHMPEIEQELRLAAGRPITVSFTPHLVPMNRGMMATTYVRLAEGVTADDLRATLAARYADEPFVGVTPAGVVPATRHVRASNHNLIGVVADRAPRSAIIVSVIDNLVKGASGQAIQNMNVMMGLGETTGIDQAPLFP, from the coding sequence ATGGCCCCGATCAGCACTCCCGGCGGTTCGAAAATCCGCGTCGGCATCCTGGGCGCTTCCGGTTACACCGGCGCCGAACTGGTGCGCATGCTTCTGCGCCACCCGAACGTCGAGATCGCCGCGCTGACCGCCGAACGACAGGCGGGCAAGCCGATGGCCGAGGTGTTTCCGCATCTGGGCGGCTATGGCCTGCCCGATCTGGTGAAGATCGACGAGCTGAAGTGGGACGGCCTGGACTTCATCTTCTGCGCCCTGCCGCACGGCACGACGCAGGAGGTGGTCGCCGGCCTGCCGAGCGGGCTGAAGGTGGTCGACCTTTCCGCCGATTTCCGCCTGACCGATCCGGCCGAATACGCCACCTGGTACGGCCATGAGCATCGCGCCGTCGATCTCCAGAAGGAGGTCGCCTACGGCCTGACCGAGTTCAACCGCCAGCGCGTGCGCAAGGCGCGCGTGGTGGCGAATCCGGGCTGCTACCCGACCTGCTCGCTGCTGCCGCTGCTGCCGCTGCTGATGGAAGGCCAGATCGAGCCGGGCGGCATCGTCATCGACGCCAAGTCGGGCGTGTCCGGCGCCGGCCGCGACGCCAAGCAGGCCAACCTGTTCACCGAGGTGTCGGAGGGCTTCAACGCCTATGGCGTCGGCCACCACCGCCACATGCCGGAGATCGAGCAGGAGCTGCGGCTGGCCGCCGGCCGTCCGATCACCGTCTCCTTCACCCCGCATCTGGTGCCGATGAACCGCGGCATGATGGCGACCACCTATGTCCGGCTGGCCGAGGGCGTCACCGCCGACGACCTGCGCGCGACGCTGGCCGCCCGCTATGCCGATGAACCCTTCGTCGGCGTCACGCCGGCCGGCGTGGTTCCGGCGACGCGGCATGTCCGCGCCTCCAACCACAACCTGATCGGCGTGGTCGCCGACCGCGCCCCGCGCAGCGCCATCATCGTGTCGGTGATCGACAATCTGGTGAAGGGCGCATCGGGCCAGGCGATCCAGAACATGAATGTCATGATGGGGCTGGGCGAGACCACCGGCATCGATCAGGCGCCGCTTTTCCCGTAA
- a CDS encoding OmpA family protein, translated as MKTIVRAGLAAIPAAVVAFGLSAAANAQDASLVGKGTQWCNPVIGWTGQVAEGVAARTADGGYVIHQGSYPCPPAAAAPAPAAVAAVQSEYLVFFDWDKSTITPAADRVIGDAVSAILKNGGAKIQVVGHTDTSGSPAYNQKLSVRRADAVKKALVAKGIQAANITTEGKGESQLLVQTGPNVREPSNRRAQILPRLLNAPSS; from the coding sequence ATGAAGACTATTGTTCGCGCGGGTCTGGCTGCCATCCCGGCCGCCGTCGTCGCTTTCGGTCTGTCGGCGGCTGCCAATGCCCAGGACGCGAGCCTGGTCGGCAAGGGCACCCAGTGGTGCAACCCGGTGATCGGCTGGACCGGTCAGGTTGCGGAAGGCGTCGCCGCCCGCACCGCTGACGGCGGCTATGTCATCCATCAGGGCAGCTATCCGTGCCCGCCGGCCGCTGCCGCCCCGGCCCCGGCCGCCGTCGCCGCGGTGCAGAGCGAATATCTGGTGTTCTTCGACTGGGATAAGTCGACCATCACCCCGGCCGCCGATCGCGTGATCGGTGACGCGGTGTCGGCCATCCTGAAGAACGGTGGCGCCAAGATCCAGGTCGTCGGCCACACCGACACCTCGGGTTCGCCGGCCTACAACCAAAAGCTGTCGGTCCGTCGTGCCGACGCGGTCAAGAAGGCCCTGGTCGCCAAGGGCATCCAGGCTGCCAACATCACGACCGAAGGCAAGGGCGAGAGCCAGCTGCTGGTCCAGACCGGTCCGAACGTCCGCGAGCCGTCCAACCGTCGCGCGCAGATCCTGCCGCGCCTGCTGAACGCTCCGTCGTCCTAA
- a CDS encoding transporter substrate-binding domain-containing protein, whose protein sequence is MKAVLTVAALFAASVAAMPAARAADGALQAIRQAGVVRVGTTGDYKPFSYKGADGALVGADIEMAKELAGALGVRAEFVQTSWKTLLDDFKADKFDIALGGITVNPDRAAVGDFSVANVSDGKRPIARCADKDKFTTVEKIDQPTTRVVVNPGGTNEKFARATFTKAPIEVWPDNKTIFAQIAADKADVMVTDGIEADMQAKLNPGVLCAVPVASPFTHFENAYLLRKDPELKQAVDAWMTGALSGGLWKAKLDAAMQ, encoded by the coding sequence ATGAAGGCAGTTTTGACGGTGGCGGCGCTGTTCGCCGCGAGCGTTGCCGCCATGCCGGCGGCGCGGGCCGCCGACGGTGCCTTGCAGGCGATCCGGCAGGCCGGGGTCGTCCGTGTCGGCACCACCGGCGATTACAAGCCCTTCAGCTACAAGGGCGCGGACGGGGCGCTGGTCGGCGCCGACATCGAGATGGCCAAGGAACTGGCCGGGGCGCTGGGTGTCCGGGCGGAGTTCGTGCAGACCAGCTGGAAGACGCTGCTCGACGACTTCAAGGCCGACAAGTTCGACATCGCGCTGGGCGGCATCACCGTCAATCCCGACCGCGCCGCCGTCGGCGATTTCTCCGTCGCCAACGTCAGCGACGGCAAGCGTCCGATCGCGCGCTGCGCCGACAAGGACAAGTTCACCACCGTCGAGAAGATCGACCAGCCCACCACCCGCGTCGTCGTCAATCCCGGCGGCACCAACGAGAAATTCGCCCGCGCCACCTTCACCAAGGCGCCGATCGAGGTCTGGCCCGACAACAAGACCATCTTCGCGCAGATCGCCGCCGACAAGGCCGACGTCATGGTCACCGACGGCATCGAGGCCGACATGCAGGCCAAGCTGAACCCCGGCGTGCTCTGCGCCGTTCCGGTCGCCAGCCCCTTCACCCATTTCGAGAACGCCTATCTGCTGCGCAAGGATCCGGAGCTGAAGCAGGCGGTGGATGCCTGGATGACCGGCGCGTTGTCCGGCGGCCTGTGGAAGGCCAAGCTCGACGCCGCCATGCAGTGA